The following are encoded together in the Balaenoptera acutorostrata chromosome 9, mBalAcu1.1, whole genome shotgun sequence genome:
- the C9H11orf87 gene encoding uncharacterized protein C11orf87 homolog, translated as MSAREPKELRLALPPCLLNRTFASPNASGTGNASARGPGAGGGGGTCITQVGQQLFHSFSSTLVLIVLVTLIFCLIVLSLSTFHIHKRRMKKRKMQRAQEEYERDHCSGHRGGRGLPQPEGGQAPNQAKETRLEKQGRDSAFCASSNASSSPGLPCQGPCAAPPPPPAPSPQGAHRASSCLDPAGEGLLQTVVLS; from the coding sequence ATGAGTGCCAGGGAGCCCAAGGAGCTGAGGCTGGCGCTGCCGCCGTGTCTCCTCAACCGGACCTTTGCTTCCCCCAACGCCAGCGGCACGGGCAACGCGAGCGCCCGTGGCCCGGGCGCAGGTGGCGGCGGCGGCACATGCATCACGCAGGTGGGACAGCAGCTCTTCCATTCGTTCTCCTCTACGCTGGTGCTGATTGTCTTGGTCACCCTCATCTTCTGCCTCATCGTGCTGTCCCTCTCCACCTTCCACATCCACAAGCGTAGGATGAAGAAACGGAAGATGCAGAGGGCTCAGGAGGAATATGAACGGGATCACTGCAGCGGCCACCGCGGCGGCAGGGGGCTTCCCCAACCCGAGGGCGGCCAGGCCCCAAACCAAGCAAAAGAAACCCGGCTGGAGAAGCAGGGCCGGGACTCTGCCTTCTGCGCCTCATCCAACGCCTCTTCTTCCCCTGGCCTCCCGTGCCAGGGTCCCTGTGCTGCTCCGCCTCCACCACCGGCCCCCAGTCCGCAAGGAGCGCACAGAGCCTCCTCCTGTTTGGACCCAGCTGGCGAGGGCCTTTTGCAAACGGTGGTACTGTCCTGA